A single genomic interval of Gammaproteobacteria bacterium harbors:
- a CDS encoding sugar nucleotide-binding protein produces the protein MKTVIIGADCRLGLELVANLQGRDIPFVSISSRDPVLESVKLLQHAFAIHGATHIVNALSREWFQKDDPVAHKRALLLVKNLCKASQLQEATLIQLSDDSMFAGRKNGAYREKDKSDSGDPRAARVLKAERHVLKRVTRHIVLRSGPLLAPAGDNLFSMVMQRLERGEQLECSEDKICPTPANDVARVVVAIIVQLDCGATPWGVYHYCSSDAASLYNLAEAIVALASQYGRIRRDTVSLVALAAQDRNIILNCHKLLGTFGIKQRPWRAALPSVVAEYCR, from the coding sequence GTGAAAACCGTCATCATCGGCGCTGACTGTCGTCTGGGGCTGGAACTCGTGGCGAACCTGCAGGGGCGCGACATTCCGTTCGTGTCGATTTCCAGCCGTGATCCGGTGCTGGAAAGTGTCAAGCTGTTGCAGCATGCGTTCGCAATCCATGGGGCAACCCATATCGTGAACGCGCTGTCGCGTGAATGGTTCCAGAAAGATGATCCCGTCGCGCACAAGCGCGCCCTGCTGCTGGTGAAAAACCTCTGCAAGGCGAGCCAGTTGCAGGAAGCCACGTTGATCCAGCTATCCGACGACAGCATGTTCGCGGGGCGCAAGAACGGCGCCTACCGCGAGAAAGACAAATCCGACAGCGGCGATCCGCGTGCTGCCCGTGTTTTGAAAGCCGAGCGCCATGTCCTGAAGCGGGTGACGCGTCATATCGTGCTGCGTTCCGGTCCCTTGCTCGCACCCGCCGGCGACAACCTGTTTTCGATGGTGATGCAAAGGCTCGAGCGCGGTGAACAGCTCGAGTGCAGTGAAGACAAGATCTGCCCGACCCCGGCCAACGATGTGGCACGGGTGGTCGTGGCGATCATCGTGCAACTCGACTGCGGGGCAACTCCCTGGGGCGTGTATCACTACTGCAGTTCGGATGCCGCGAGCCTGTATAACCTGGCCGAGGCGATCGTTGCGCTCGCCTCGCAGTATGGGCGCATTCGTCGCGATACGGTGTCGCTCGTGGCGCTTGCGGCGCAGGACCGCAACATCATTCTCAATTGTCACAAGCTGCTTGGCACTTTTGGGATCAAGCAGCGTCCATGGCGCGCGGCGTTGCCGTCGGTGGTGGCGGAATACTGCAGGTAG
- a CDS encoding phosphomannomutase: MSTELKCFKAYDVRGRIPDELNPEIAYRIGRAYVEVVAPRTVVVGHDIRLSSAQICAALVEGLRDAGVDVLDIGQCGTEEIYFATFDQGVDGGIVVTASHNPKDYNGMKFVREGSRPISSDSGLLDIQRLAEQNRFGAAAKRGGLRRIESRGRYVQHLLGYVDRAALAPLRIVVNAGNGGAGEVIDALEAHLPFEFIKVHHNPDGNFPHGVPNPLLEENRAPTSDAVTAHGAHLGVAWDGDFDRCFLFDETGQFVEGYYIVGLLAEAFLLKHPGERIVHDPRLTWNTVDIVSALGGTPVQTKTGHAFIKERMRSENAIYGGEMSAHHYFRDFAYCDSGMIPWLLVAGLMSVSGKSLSALIAERIARFPCSGEINSRVSDPRALLARMEEQYRPAALLVDHTDGLSMEFPDWRFNVRMSNTEPVVRLNVETRGDAALMATRRDELLAMVHAAG; the protein is encoded by the coding sequence ATGAGCACAGAACTCAAATGCTTCAAGGCCTACGATGTCCGTGGCCGGATTCCCGACGAGTTGAACCCCGAAATCGCCTACCGCATAGGGCGAGCCTATGTCGAGGTGGTTGCGCCGCGCACCGTCGTGGTCGGCCACGATATTCGCCTGAGCAGTGCGCAGATCTGCGCGGCACTGGTCGAAGGCTTGCGTGATGCCGGCGTGGATGTGCTGGACATCGGGCAGTGCGGGACCGAGGAAATCTATTTCGCGACTTTTGACCAGGGCGTGGATGGCGGGATCGTGGTCACCGCCAGCCATAATCCCAAGGATTACAACGGCATGAAGTTCGTGCGCGAGGGCTCGCGGCCGATCAGCAGCGATTCGGGCCTGCTCGATATCCAGCGCCTGGCGGAACAGAACCGGTTTGGTGCGGCGGCCAAACGCGGCGGTTTGCGCCGGATCGAGTCACGCGGGCGTTATGTACAGCACCTGCTCGGTTATGTCGATCGGGCGGCGCTGGCGCCGCTGCGTATCGTGGTCAATGCCGGCAATGGCGGGGCCGGCGAGGTGATCGACGCGCTCGAAGCCCATCTGCCCTTCGAGTTCATCAAGGTCCACCACAATCCCGATGGCAATTTTCCGCATGGCGTGCCCAATCCGTTGCTCGAGGAAAATCGTGCCCCCACCAGTGACGCGGTCACCGCCCATGGTGCCCACCTGGGGGTGGCCTGGGACGGGGATTTCGACCGCTGCTTCCTGTTCGACGAGACCGGTCAGTTCGTCGAGGGCTATTACATCGTTGGTCTCCTGGCCGAAGCGTTTCTGCTCAAGCATCCCGGGGAGCGCATCGTTCACGATCCGCGTCTGACCTGGAATACCGTCGATATCGTGTCGGCTCTGGGTGGCACGCCGGTGCAGACCAAGACCGGTCATGCGTTCATCAAGGAGCGCATGCGCTCGGAGAACGCGATCTACGGTGGCGAGATGAGTGCGCACCACTATTTCCGCGACTTCGCCTACTGCGACAGCGGGATGATTCCGTGGTTGCTGGTCGCGGGCTTGATGAGCGTCAGCGGCAAGTCTTTGTCGGCGCTGATCGCCGAGCGCATCGCCCGCTTCCCGTGCAGCGGTGAAATCAACAGTCGTGTCTCCGATCCGCGCGCATTGCTCGCGCGGATGGAGGAGCAATACCGGCCGGCGGCACTACTGGTCGATCACACGGATGGCCTCAGCATGGAGTTCCCGGACTGGCGCTTCAACGTGCGGATGTCGAACACCGAGCCGGTCGTGCGGCTGAACGTGGAGACGCGGGGCGATGCCGCGCTGATGGCGACCCGGCGCGACGAATTGCTGGCGATGGTGCACGCGGCCGGCTGA
- the moaB gene encoding molybdenum cofactor biosynthesis protein B, with product MPASAPKTPLNIAVLTVSDTRNETSDTSGQYLVESLRAAGHALVEKVIEPDDIYRLRAVVSRWIAAPEIHVVLVTGGTGFSGRDSTPEALLPLFDKVIEGFGETFRALSLQEIGSSTLQSRAIGGLANRTVVFCMPGSTGACRTGWEGIIRDQLDSSFGPCNFASIVLRGVQQH from the coding sequence ATGCCCGCATCCGCCCCCAAGACTCCGCTCAACATCGCCGTGCTGACGGTATCCGACACCCGTAACGAAACCAGTGACACGTCCGGGCAATACCTGGTCGAAAGCCTGCGGGCGGCGGGCCATGCACTTGTCGAGAAAGTCATCGAACCTGACGATATCTATCGCCTGAGGGCCGTTGTTTCGCGCTGGATTGCGGCCCCCGAGATCCATGTGGTGCTGGTCACCGGGGGCACCGGATTCAGTGGGCGCGACAGCACGCCGGAGGCCCTGTTGCCGCTGTTTGACAAGGTGATCGAGGGCTTTGGCGAGACCTTCCGTGCACTTTCGCTGCAGGAGATCGGTAGTTCCACGCTGCAGTCGCGCGCCATTGGCGGCCTGGCGAACCGTACCGTCGTCTTCTGCATGCCCGGTTCGACCGGGGCGTGCCGCACGGGGTGGGAAGGCATCATCCGTGATCAGCTCGACAGCAGCTTCGGGCCCTGCAATTTCGCGAGCATCGTGCTGCGCGGTGTGCAGCAACATTGA
- the galE gene encoding UDP-glucose 4-epimerase GalE gives MRILVTGGAGYIGSHTCVELLADGHEVVVIDNLGNSSALALDRVRAISGRDLEFHHADLRDRAALRRLFADRSFDAVIHFAGLKAVGESVEKPLLYYENNIGGTLALLEAMKEVGLRRLVFSSSATVYGDPATVPIREDFPLSASNPYGRTKLFIEEILRDLQRAEPEWDIVLLRYFNPVGAHVSGLIGEDPAGIPNNLMPFVSQVAVGKLECLNVWGNDYPTPDGTGVRDYIHVVDLARGHLAALQFQPGGGVRTYNLGTGRGYSVLEMVAAFERASGRRVKYRCAPRRPGDVASCYADPALAEAELGWHARLDLDSMCRDAWNWQSRNPLGYRG, from the coding sequence ATGCGGATCCTGGTCACGGGTGGCGCTGGCTATATCGGCTCGCATACCTGCGTGGAATTGCTTGCCGACGGGCACGAGGTCGTGGTGATCGACAACCTCGGCAACAGCAGCGCGCTGGCGCTCGATCGCGTGCGCGCCATCAGCGGTCGCGACCTGGAGTTTCATCACGCCGACCTGCGCGACCGAGCCGCGTTGCGGCGGCTGTTCGCAGACCGGTCATTCGACGCCGTGATCCATTTCGCCGGTCTCAAGGCGGTCGGGGAGTCAGTCGAGAAGCCGCTTCTGTACTACGAAAACAATATCGGCGGCACACTTGCGCTGCTGGAAGCAATGAAGGAGGTGGGGCTGCGACGCCTGGTTTTCAGCTCATCGGCTACCGTTTACGGAGATCCCGCGACCGTTCCGATACGCGAGGATTTCCCCCTTTCGGCCAGCAACCCCTATGGCCGGACAAAATTGTTCATCGAGGAAATACTGCGTGATCTGCAGCGTGCCGAACCAGAGTGGGATATCGTGCTGCTGCGCTATTTCAACCCGGTTGGCGCGCACGTCAGCGGGTTGATCGGCGAGGATCCCGCGGGCATCCCGAACAACTTGATGCCGTTCGTGAGCCAGGTCGCGGTGGGCAAACTGGAGTGTCTCAACGTTTGGGGCAACGACTACCCGACCCCGGATGGCACGGGTGTGCGTGACTATATCCACGTCGTGGACCTGGCCCGCGGGCATCTTGCCGCATTGCAGTTTCAGCCTGGCGGCGGCGTACGTACCTACAATCTCGGTACCGGTCGTGGCTATTCGGTATTGGAAATGGTCGCCGCATTCGAACGTGCCAGCGGGCGCCGGGTAAAATACCGGTGCGCGCCGCGACGTCCGGGCGATGTGGCGAGCTGCTATGCCGACCCTGCGCTGGCGGAGGCAGAGCTGGGCTGGCATGCACGCCTTGACCTCGACTCGATGTGTCGCGATGCATGGAACTGGCAATCGCGTAATCCCCTGGGCTACCGAGGCTAG
- the ssb gene encoding single-stranded DNA-binding protein: MMARGINKVILIGNLGADPEQRHLPAGGAVTNLRIATSDSWKDKNTGQMQERTEWHRVVFFNRLAEIAAQYLRKGSKVYIEGALRTRKWQDKDGKDQYSTEIIGNEMQMLDSRGAGGGGAEADQGYSSEPRQQRGAASGGQPAPFAEPAGDWNDDIPF, translated from the coding sequence ATCATGGCACGCGGCATCAACAAGGTCATTCTGATCGGTAACCTCGGAGCCGATCCGGAACAGCGTCATCTGCCCGCCGGCGGGGCGGTCACCAACCTGCGAATCGCGACTTCGGATTCGTGGAAGGACAAGAATACCGGCCAGATGCAGGAGCGCACGGAGTGGCACCGGGTGGTATTTTTCAACCGCCTGGCGGAGATCGCGGCCCAGTACCTGCGCAAGGGCAGCAAGGTCTATATCGAAGGCGCGTTGCGCACCCGCAAGTGGCAGGACAAGGATGGCAAGGACCAGTACAGCACCGAGATCATCGGCAACGAGATGCAGATGCTCGATAGTCGGGGTGCGGGCGGTGGTGGCGCGGAAGCCGACCAGGGCTATTCGTCCGAGCCACGCCAGCAGCGTGGCGCAGCCAGCGGCGGACAGCCGGCTCCCTTTGCGGAGCCGGCCGGCGACTGGAACGACGATATTCCGTTCTGA
- the uvrA gene encoding excinuclease ABC subunit UvrA, translating into MNSIQVRGARTHNLKNIDLDIPRDRLVVITGLSGSGKSSLAFDTLYAEGQRRYVESLSTYARQFLSIMEKPDVDHIEGLSPAISIEQKSTSHNPRSTVGTITEIHDYLRLLYARAGEPRCPRHGLPLAAQTVSQMVDAVLMLPEGTRLMLLAPVVRERKGEHHQLLEQLRGSGFVRVRVDGRVSELDDVGALDKQRKHTIEVVVDRFRVRSDLALRLAESFESALALGDGLAMIAAMDEPGPEQIFSARFACPECGHSIPALEPRLFSFNNPAGACPTCDGLGVQQFFDVERIVQHPEASLARGAIRGWDKRSVYYFHLLGSLAEHYGFSVDTPFEQLGPEHRQRVLFGSGNETIRFSYVNDRGDVIQRTHTFEGIVPNLERRYRETDSAAVREELAKFIGVRRCDDCAGSRLRPEARHVFVDDRTLPEIAALPVGEAHDYFQRLSLEGRRGQIAEKIQKELQSRLGFLVNVGLNYLTLDRSADTLSGGEAQRIRLASQIGAGLVGVMYILDEPSIGLHQRDNARLLATLTHLRDIGNTVIVVEHDEEAIRRADHVIDIGPGAGTHGGEIVACGSVADVMNSARSITGDYLARRRAISIPMLRTPRNPERLLVLHGACGNNLRNISVELPVGLFTCVTGVSGSGKSTLINNTLYPVAATQLNGATTLQAAEHAGIRGLENFDKCIDIDQSPIGRTPRSNPATYTGLFTPIRELFAGTPEARSRGYGPGRFSFNVKGGRCEACQGDGVTRVEMHFLPDVYVSCEICKGQRYNRETLDIQYKGRNIHEVLNMTIDEATTFFSAIPALHRKLETLMEVGLSYLRLGQAATTLSGGEAQRVKLARELSKRDTGKTLYILDEPTTGLHFHDIQQLLNVLHRLRDHGNTVVVIEHNLDVIKTADWIIDLGPEGGDGGGEILASGTPEQIAACTTSHTGRFLAPLFAVPAVHRDLAAGT; encoded by the coding sequence ATGAACAGCATACAGGTCAGGGGCGCACGCACCCACAACCTGAAGAATATCGACCTCGACATCCCGCGCGATCGCCTGGTGGTGATCACCGGCCTGTCCGGGTCGGGCAAATCCTCGCTCGCCTTCGACACGCTCTATGCGGAGGGGCAGCGGCGCTATGTCGAATCGCTGTCGACCTACGCGCGCCAGTTCCTGTCGATCATGGAAAAGCCCGATGTGGATCATATCGAGGGCCTGTCGCCGGCCATCTCGATCGAGCAGAAGTCCACCTCTCACAACCCGCGTTCCACCGTGGGCACCATCACCGAGATCCACGATTATCTGCGCCTGCTCTATGCGCGGGCCGGCGAGCCGCGCTGCCCGCGGCATGGCCTGCCGCTCGCGGCGCAGACCGTCAGCCAGATGGTCGATGCAGTACTGATGTTGCCGGAAGGAACCCGGCTGATGCTGCTCGCGCCGGTGGTGCGCGAACGCAAGGGCGAGCACCACCAGTTGCTCGAGCAGTTGCGCGGCAGCGGATTCGTGCGGGTGCGGGTCGACGGTCGGGTCAGCGAACTCGATGACGTCGGCGCGCTCGACAAGCAACGCAAGCACACCATCGAGGTGGTAGTGGACCGGTTTCGGGTGCGCTCCGACCTGGCGCTGCGCCTCGCGGAATCCTTTGAATCGGCACTGGCGCTTGGTGACGGGCTGGCGATGATCGCCGCGATGGATGAACCAGGACCGGAGCAGATATTTTCCGCACGTTTTGCCTGCCCCGAGTGCGGACACAGCATTCCCGCTCTGGAGCCACGGCTGTTCTCGTTCAACAACCCGGCCGGTGCCTGCCCCACCTGTGACGGTCTTGGCGTGCAGCAATTCTTCGACGTCGAGCGCATTGTGCAACACCCGGAAGCGAGCCTCGCGCGCGGGGCGATACGCGGCTGGGACAAGCGCAGCGTCTACTATTTCCACCTGCTCGGCTCGCTGGCCGAGCACTACGGCTTCAGCGTCGACACGCCGTTCGAACAACTCGGCCCGGAGCATCGCCAGCGTGTCCTGTTCGGCAGTGGCAACGAAACCATCCGTTTCAGCTATGTGAACGATCGCGGCGACGTTATCCAGCGTACCCATACCTTCGAGGGCATCGTACCGAACCTGGAACGGCGCTATCGCGAAACCGATTCCGCTGCCGTGCGCGAGGAACTGGCAAAATTCATCGGCGTGCGGCGCTGCGACGATTGCGCTGGGAGCCGCTTGCGTCCGGAGGCCCGCCACGTTTTTGTCGATGACCGCACCCTGCCGGAAATCGCCGCATTGCCGGTCGGCGAGGCCCACGATTATTTCCAGCGGCTCAGCCTCGAGGGCCGCCGCGGCCAGATCGCCGAAAAGATCCAGAAAGAACTGCAGAGCCGGCTTGGCTTCCTGGTCAACGTCGGGCTGAACTACCTGACCCTCGATCGCAGCGCCGATACCCTCTCGGGCGGTGAGGCGCAGCGTATCCGGCTTGCCAGCCAGATCGGGGCCGGGCTGGTCGGAGTGATGTACATCCTGGACGAGCCTTCGATCGGCTTGCACCAGCGCGATAACGCGCGCCTGCTCGCCACCCTCACGCACCTGCGCGATATCGGCAACACCGTGATCGTCGTCGAGCATGACGAGGAAGCGATCCGTCGCGCCGATCACGTGATCGACATCGGACCAGGCGCCGGTACCCATGGCGGCGAGATCGTGGCCTGCGGCTCGGTTGCCGACGTGATGAACTCGGCGCGCTCGATCACCGGGGACTATCTGGCGCGCCGGCGCGCCATTTCGATACCGATGCTGCGCACGCCACGCAATCCCGAACGCCTGCTCGTGCTGCACGGCGCCTGTGGCAACAATCTCAGGAACATCAGCGTGGAATTGCCGGTCGGCCTGTTCACCTGCGTGACCGGAGTATCGGGATCCGGCAAATCGACGTTGATCAACAACACGCTGTATCCGGTTGCCGCGACCCAACTCAATGGAGCAACCACGCTGCAGGCGGCAGAACATGCGGGTATACGCGGACTCGAAAACTTCGACAAATGCATCGATATCGACCAGAGTCCGATCGGGCGCACGCCACGCTCCAATCCCGCCACCTACACCGGGTTGTTCACGCCGATCCGCGAACTGTTCGCGGGCACGCCCGAGGCCCGCTCGCGCGGCTACGGCCCCGGTCGCTTCAGCTTCAATGTGAAGGGCGGGCGTTGCGAGGCATGCCAGGGCGATGGCGTGACCCGCGTCGAGATGCATTTTCTGCCCGATGTCTACGTATCTTGCGAGATTTGCAAAGGCCAGCGCTACAATCGTGAAACGCTGGACATCCAGTACAAGGGCCGCAATATCCATGAGGTCCTGAACATGACCATCGACGAAGCGACCACGTTCTTCAGCGCGATACCAGCGCTGCATCGCAAGCTCGAGACGCTGATGGAAGTGGGGCTTTCCTACCTGCGCCTGGGGCAGGCCGCGACCACGCTCTCCGGTGGCGAGGCGCAGCGGGTCAAGCTCGCACGCGAGTTGTCCAAACGCGACACCGGCAAGACGCTCTACATCCTCGATGAGCCAACCACCGGCCTGCATTTCCACGATATCCAGCAGTTGCTGAACGTGCTGCACCGGTTGCGCGATCACGGCAATACCGTGGTGGTGATCGAACATAATCTCGACGTGATCAAGACCGCCGACTGGATCATCGATCTCGGACCGGAGGGCGGCGATGGTGGCGGTGAGATACTGGCAAGCGGCACTCCCGAGCAGATCGCGGCATGTACCACGTCGCACACCGGTCGCTTCCTTGCGCCGTTGTTCGCCGTTCCCGCGGTCCACCGCGACCTGGCCGCCGGTACCTAG
- a CDS encoding MFS transporter — protein sequence MLGLFMLLPVLAIYARDLAGTTPFLIGIALGIYGLSQACLQLPLGMLSDRIGRKPVILGGLLVFLAGSLLAASSDTIHGIIAGRALQGAGAIASTLMALLADVTREQNRSKAMASIGVSIGLSFALSLVLGPVIAAWDGLEGLFLVAALLAVLGMLITIFVVPTPLTHRQLSSPGSGMVVLRRVLSDRQLLRLDGGAFVLQFIMTAIFVAVPFMLADDLHIARHSHGPVYGLLLGVSFVAMVPFMVIAERKRLVKPFFVGAVALIVLALAQMPLARYNLYGAMVLLWLFFLAFNFLEAMLPSLLSRAVQRDNRGTATGVYSTFQFLGAFCGGASGGLAMQHFGLEGVFWLCASLGVLWLLWAVGMRGPQYLRSITLAVEAGPTAIAALSDQLHGLPGVREVLIIAGESVAYLQVDSHFDDDHLSGLPVSVV from the coding sequence ATGCTCGGCCTGTTCATGCTGCTGCCGGTGCTGGCGATCTATGCCCGCGATCTCGCGGGCACCACACCCTTTCTGATCGGGATAGCTCTGGGCATCTACGGCCTCAGCCAGGCCTGCCTGCAATTGCCCCTCGGCATGCTGTCGGATCGTATCGGTCGCAAACCGGTCATTCTCGGTGGGTTGCTGGTATTCCTTGCGGGCAGTTTGCTGGCCGCCTCGTCGGATACCATTCACGGCATCATTGCCGGGCGCGCGTTGCAGGGCGCCGGGGCGATTGCCAGCACACTGATGGCATTGCTCGCCGATGTCACGCGCGAGCAGAACCGCAGCAAGGCGATGGCATCGATCGGCGTGAGCATCGGTCTTTCGTTTGCGCTTTCCCTGGTGCTCGGCCCGGTAATCGCCGCATGGGACGGGCTCGAGGGCCTGTTCCTGGTCGCTGCGCTGCTGGCGGTGCTCGGTATGCTGATCACCATCTTTGTCGTGCCCACACCGCTCACCCACCGGCAGTTGTCCAGCCCGGGTTCGGGCATGGTCGTGCTGCGACGGGTGCTGTCCGATCGGCAGCTGTTGCGCCTCGATGGCGGTGCATTCGTGCTGCAGTTCATCATGACCGCGATATTCGTCGCGGTGCCGTTCATGCTGGCCGATGACCTGCACATTGCGCGACATTCACACGGGCCGGTCTATGGACTGCTGCTCGGGGTGTCGTTTGTTGCGATGGTACCGTTCATGGTGATTGCCGAGCGCAAGCGCCTGGTCAAACCATTTTTCGTGGGGGCGGTGGCGCTGATCGTGCTGGCGCTGGCGCAAATGCCGCTGGCACGTTACAACCTCTACGGCGCCATGGTGCTGTTGTGGTTGTTTTTCCTGGCGTTCAATTTCCTCGAGGCCATGTTGCCGTCGCTGTTGAGCCGTGCGGTGCAGCGTGACAATCGCGGCACCGCAACCGGTGTCTATTCGACCTTCCAGTTCCTCGGGGCTTTCTGCGGTGGCGCCAGCGGGGGCTTGGCCATGCAGCATTTCGGGCTTGAAGGGGTATTCTGGTTGTGCGCCTCGCTTGGCGTGCTGTGGCTGCTGTGGGCAGTCGGCATGCGTGGCCCCCAATACCTGCGCTCGATAACGCTCGCCGTCGAGGCTGGCCCCACGGCGATTGCCGCGCTGTCAGACCAATTGCACGGCCTCCCCGGAGTGCGCGAGGTCCTGATCATCGCCGGCGAGAGTGTTGCCTACCTGCAGGTCGACAGTCATTTCGACGATGATCATCTCTCGGGGCTTCCTGTCAGCGTTGTCTGA